A genomic segment from Candidatus Korarchaeota archaeon NZ13-K encodes:
- a CDS encoding dihydroorotate dehydrogenase electron transfer subunit, with protein sequence MMEVMEAEELSGKVKKIVLRGNLGSSPGQYVMVWVPGVGEIPISVARELEEEVWLLVAKVGRVSSALHSLREGDLLWLRGPYGRGFSSAEGRISLIGGGYGISPLIFLAERLRASGRVELRFYAGFRSGSDVILDDLLSSISDRLILATEDGSKGLRGRITEHVDFDWPDRIYAAGPEPMLVEVVRESLWRGKAVEVSLERLIRCSIGICGSCSLDPLGILVCRDGPVFDGRILAATRDFGNYWRVFDGRKISLRDLHEVIR encoded by the coding sequence GTGATGGAGGTAATGGAAGCTGAGGAATTGAGTGGCAAGGTTAAGAAGATAGTCTTGCGGGGGAATCTTGGCTCCTCTCCAGGTCAGTACGTCATGGTTTGGGTTCCGGGAGTTGGAGAGATCCCGATAAGCGTGGCCAGAGAGCTGGAAGAAGAGGTCTGGCTCTTGGTGGCTAAGGTGGGCAGGGTCAGCTCTGCCCTTCACTCCCTGAGGGAGGGGGACCTCCTCTGGCTGAGGGGGCCCTATGGAAGGGGATTCTCGTCAGCGGAGGGCAGGATCTCCCTGATCGGCGGGGGCTACGGCATCTCCCCACTCATATTCCTGGCCGAGAGGCTGAGAGCATCTGGGAGAGTCGAGCTGAGGTTTTACGCTGGTTTCAGGAGTGGGAGCGATGTCATCTTGGATGATCTGCTCAGTTCGATCAGCGATAGACTTATACTCGCCACCGAGGACGGCTCAAAGGGGCTTAGGGGAAGAATCACGGAGCACGTCGACTTCGACTGGCCGGACAGGATATACGCGGCCGGTCCCGAGCCTATGCTCGTCGAGGTTGTGAGGGAGTCCCTTTGGAGGGGAAAGGCGGTTGAGGTCTCCCTAGAGAGGCTGATAAGGTGTTCCATAGGGATATGCGGATCCTGCTCCCTGGATCCCCTCGGGATACTGGTCTGCAGGGACGGCCCCGTCTTCGATGGGAGAATACTAGCCGCCACCAGGGACTTCGGGAATTACTGGAGGGTTTTCGATGGAAGAAAGATCAGCCTGAGGGACTTGCATGAGGTGATAAGATGA
- a CDS encoding aspartate carbamoyltransferase regulatory subunit codes for MKEELVVRRISDGSVIDHIPAGRALRVLKLLGITGEREGVVALVMNVPSRKLGKKDIVKVEGKELSKEEVDKISLIAPRATINIIRNYEVVEKRRVELPSRIVGILRCMNPNCVTNAPREAVKPTFTLISRDPLRMVCEYCGEYLTEEEIVEQLSGI; via the coding sequence TTGAAGGAGGAGCTTGTGGTCAGGAGGATATCCGATGGCAGCGTGATAGATCACATACCAGCCGGGAGGGCGCTCAGGGTGCTCAAGCTCCTAGGCATAACCGGGGAGAGGGAGGGGGTTGTTGCGCTCGTGATGAACGTCCCGAGCCGCAAGCTGGGAAAGAAGGACATAGTCAAGGTGGAGGGGAAGGAGCTGAGCAAGGAGGAGGTGGATAAGATATCGCTCATCGCACCCAGAGCGACCATAAACATAATCAGGAACTATGAGGTCGTCGAGAAGAGGAGAGTTGAGCTTCCTAGCAGGATAGTCGGGATACTGAGGTGCATGAACCCGAACTGCGTGACTAATGCCCCTAGGGAGGCCGTCAAGCCGACCTTCACCCTAATATCGAGAGATCCCCTCAGAATGGTCTGCGAGTACTGCGGTGAGTACCTGACGGAGGAGGAGATCGTTGAACAGCTCTCAGGCATATAG
- the pyrB gene encoding aspartate carbamoyltransferase encodes MSLRGRDVISISDFKRSELERLFRVASSRFQGDELRGKVIAMAFFEPSTRTRFSFETATLRLGGSYIGFEAAQSTSLAKGESFSDTIRMLDAYSDGIVVRHSIEGAAKLAAELAEVPVINAGDGTKNHPTQAMIDLYTIWRERGGIDNLTYGVLGDLRYGRAAASFLRALNLYSPRKVYLISPESLRPRQELLDSLRIPWEFADLKEVISELDVLYVTRVQKERFPDPAEYERVKGSYRVDASLLKEVKETLMIMHPLPRVDEISIEVDSTPYAYYFKQAANGVPLRMALLSEVIP; translated from the coding sequence ATGAGCCTTAGGGGTAGGGATGTCATCTCCATATCCGATTTCAAGAGGAGCGAGTTGGAGAGACTCTTCAGGGTGGCCTCATCCAGGTTCCAGGGGGATGAGCTCAGGGGGAAGGTCATAGCGATGGCCTTCTTCGAGCCGAGCACTAGGACCAGGTTCAGCTTCGAGACGGCCACTTTAAGACTTGGGGGGAGTTATATAGGGTTTGAGGCCGCGCAATCCACCTCCCTGGCCAAAGGAGAGAGCTTTTCTGATACTATAAGGATGCTAGATGCCTACTCCGATGGAATAGTGGTGAGGCACAGCATAGAGGGGGCCGCAAAGCTGGCAGCTGAGCTCGCGGAGGTCCCCGTTATAAACGCGGGGGACGGCACGAAGAATCACCCCACCCAAGCGATGATAGACCTCTACACCATATGGAGGGAGAGGGGGGGAATAGATAACCTTACTTACGGGGTTCTCGGAGATCTCAGATACGGGAGGGCTGCCGCGAGCTTCCTCAGGGCCCTCAACCTTTACTCCCCGAGGAAGGTCTACCTTATATCCCCAGAGAGCCTCAGGCCGAGGCAGGAGCTGCTGGACTCCCTGAGGATACCTTGGGAGTTCGCCGATCTCAAGGAGGTCATCTCAGAGCTGGACGTGCTCTACGTGACCAGGGTGCAGAAGGAGAGGTTCCCGGATCCTGCTGAGTACGAGAGGGTCAAGGGCAGCTACAGGGTTGATGCATCACTGCTCAAGGAGGTCAAGGAGACCCTGATGATAATGCATCCGCTTCCCAGGGTGGATGAGATATCCATCGAGGTCGATTCAACGCCCTACGCCTACTACTTCAAGCAGGCGGCCAACGGGGTCCCTCTGAGGATGGCGCTCCTTTCGGAGGTGATACCTTGA
- a CDS encoding orotate phosphoribosyltransferase, whose translation MDAHELGVLLLSRGMLRFGEFTLTSGRRSSIYVDLRPLPSFPEEFLLIAQEISRRIGQGDFGVCGVAVGGLPLATAVSLNLRRPLIYVRRERKEHGTEGLLEGFLNRRSYVIIDDVATTGGSIMHAARVIREAGADVKEAWVVVDRMQGASESLKEEGIILRSLATLPEIVEMLLDSLPDGYREHALRYLREVGV comes from the coding sequence ATGGACGCGCATGAGCTGGGGGTTCTCCTGCTATCCAGGGGGATGCTGAGGTTCGGCGAATTCACGCTCACATCCGGGAGGAGGAGCAGCATATACGTGGACCTCAGGCCGCTTCCCTCCTTCCCGGAGGAGTTCCTCCTCATAGCCCAGGAGATCTCAAGGAGGATCGGACAGGGGGACTTCGGTGTTTGCGGAGTGGCCGTCGGAGGGCTTCCCCTGGCTACGGCAGTCTCATTAAACTTGAGGAGACCCCTGATATATGTTAGAAGGGAGAGGAAGGAGCACGGAACCGAGGGCCTCCTCGAGGGCTTCTTGAACAGGAGGAGCTACGTCATAATAGATGACGTCGCCACCACCGGTGGCTCGATCATGCACGCGGCCAGGGTAATCAGGGAGGCGGGCGCCGATGTTAAGGAAGCCTGGGTCGTTGTTGACAGGATGCAAGGGGCCTCTGAGAGCCTGAAGGAGGAGGGAATCATCCTGAGGAGTTTAGCAACTCTACCGGAGATTGTAGAGATGCTCCTGGACTCCCTCCCGGATGGGTATAGGGAGCACGCCCTGAGGTACCTGAGGGAGGTCGGGGTATGA
- a CDS encoding orotidine-5'-phosphate decarboxylase: MRSKLTERISSLDSRLILALDFPSKGVKELLVALRDLAVGVKVGFPITLSMGFDGVGKLVREFPEYYWIADYKLADIPEVVQHIIGHLEGMGFDATILHLFTGHRNYETAMDLIGVAAMSHPEAKLFRRDFIRLLEEAELLGIEGIVVGATRPEMIREARRRLPGVRIFSPGVGAQGAEPGSAIEAGADLEIVGRSILRSEDPIEEAMRIVEAQRGVIHGRA, translated from the coding sequence TCTAGACTCATATTGGCACTTGATTTCCCATCCAAGGGAGTTAAGGAGCTTTTGGTGGCTCTCAGGGACCTAGCTGTCGGGGTGAAGGTCGGTTTCCCCATAACACTATCGATGGGGTTCGATGGCGTGGGGAAGCTCGTGAGGGAGTTCCCCGAATACTACTGGATAGCCGATTACAAACTGGCCGACATCCCTGAGGTCGTCCAGCACATAATCGGCCACTTGGAGGGGATGGGATTTGATGCGACAATATTGCACCTATTCACAGGGCACAGGAACTATGAGACCGCTATGGATCTTATAGGGGTAGCTGCCATGAGTCATCCCGAGGCCAAGCTCTTCAGGAGGGACTTCATCAGGCTGCTCGAGGAGGCCGAGCTCTTGGGAATTGAGGGAATCGTGGTTGGTGCGACCAGGCCGGAGATGATAAGGGAGGCCAGGAGGAGGCTGCCAGGTGTAAGGATATTCTCCCCCGGCGTGGGGGCCCAGGGAGCGGAGCCGGGATCCGCGATAGAGGCGGGCGCGGACCTCGAGATAGTCGGTAGGAGCATCCTCAGGAGTGAGGATCCTATCGAGGAAGCGATGAGGATCGTTGAGGCTCAGAGGGGTGTCATCCATGGACGCGCATGA